The genome window TGGTGGTGTCTGCTAAAGcagagacacttgtcctctctTTGTCAGAACTACACTCCTACCACCTACATAAACACCTTGGGAATTGTGCTAATCACTTTTAAATTATGGGATTAATGTTCTTAATAGCCTCTGTTCAGACCAGCATTCAAACAATTAGAGTATAGTACATATGGGTTCAGTCTTTCAGAAAATACCAGTCTTGCAAATTTGACAATCATGGTAGTTTCAAGATTGAAACAACATTAGCAAGAAATAAGCATCTTTTCCAAATGATTGGTGCAAAAGGATTCACTATTATGATTGCAGCCTCATTAATCTCTGAAACTAGCAACATTTGTAGCTTTAACAGTGTAAAGCTTCAATGCTCtaagtgtgtgtttgtgtggtCCTTAAACTGTGCCACAAATAGCAAGTCCAGCCACTTGACTCTCAATTCCAATCCTACTATAGTTTCAAATTTCAGATGTGCATTGAACAAACACCTGAGTTTTCATTTCCAATATATGCATATAGGACATAACATTGCAAACTAAAACCGAGCTCGTATCAAAAATGGAGTTTCAAGTGAGGGAGCGGATAATTTTAACTTAATTCGACATggtaaataatcaaattttgcAAACTAAGATGTATCAGAACCTGGTCTAACCTGAATGAGACGGCGCAAGGGTCTTTGAGGGCCTTTAGCAGCATGAGTCCCAAGCCAAGGAGTATGCCTCCACACAATCTTGCCATCACTGCCTGCCAAAACTTTGCTACCACCAACTGCTAATTCAAGTGACCACATCCCTGGAGTCATCTCCCACAAAACAAAACACCCCATCACATTCTCCCCATTGCTACTACTCCCACTACTTGTACTTCTCCCCATTGTCTTGACTCCTTTCCCGGAAGAAACCTCTGTTTCACAGCATGTCATCTTCACTACCCCTGCCACATACATGTTCTTCTTTTTCACCCCATTTTTCGATGATTTTAAACACCCTGATGCAGCCAAGTATTGTTGGATTATGTAATATGCTGTTGATGTctcctgcaaaaaaaaaaaaaacccatctCTTAagtcaatattaaaattaaaccaAGCCAAACGTACCAAATTCGTCAAAAAGAGTAGAGACGTTGTTTCCGTAAAAAAGTAGAAAAAGATACTCACCCATGGAATGTTATCTTTGATCATATGGTTGTGATCAGGCTTCACATTCTTGAAATTCAAAGAAGGAATAGGAGCCAGAGGACATCCCAAAACACCAAGCAAAAGCCTCAAATCATGTCTCTTTGCAGGACTAACATAATAACCACCATTCCCACCATTCCCAAATGccaaagaatttgaagaagaagagggAGAGCTAAATCTACCACTTCCACCTTCTGGGCTAACAGAACTCTTCTGAATTTTAAACCATTCCCTAATGATCTCCCAAGAACTCTCCTTCTTGTTACCTTCATAATACTCTTGCATTTCCACATCTGGGCCTTCAAGAAGTGGTGTCAATGGCACTTGTGTGCACCACCTTTGCTTCCTGTTACAAGTATTTCTTGACATTTTCTTGACCAactgaaaaataaaatcttgCCCAAGATTTGTGTATGTGACTTGGATTGTTGTATAAATAAAGTTAGGCAGACATGATTATTATGTTTGATATAGAGAAGTGTTGAAGAAAATGCAGGGGGAGTAAATAGAGAAAGTTGGTTTTTATGGAAGGTAGAAAACAAGAGAACAAAAAGGACAGCCCATCTGTCCAACTGCAGTAGATAAACatgttttgaattattttgGTGTGTTTAACGTTTAGTTTAGGGGTGATTTGTGCTTCTTTCTAGGTTTATTTTGTTCTTTCTTGCTTTTTGGATTGTTCTGTTTAACTGGTAATTATTGTATGCATTATTTGTCTTGGGTCAGTCTTTGACAGGATTTAGAGGGATTAGCATCATAGCATGCCCTTTGATTGTCTTATTGTGCTCATCACTGCCCTACTTGATCGATCAAATTTTAGTTTGTATACCAAATCGAATGTATTAAAAGGTTATGTcaactcttttttttatttatcatccATAGTTATTTTAAGTGTTTCTACTTTCTACTagagatattatattttcattcaaTTTTTAAGTGATGACACTTTTTGTATGTGAATGTGTACATATtcatataaaagtataaattcaTGTTATGGGCAAAAATTGACAAACTCAGTAACTCACAATAGGCTCGATATGTGCTCAGTTGGGCTTCATAACTAGGGAGTGCGTTAGAGAGCACTTCTTTTATACTCCCTTAATCTAAAAACAAACAATGAATTTGACTTTTTCACATATTTCAATGTACTCGAAAGcaatacttataaaaattattttcaaattttcttgttGATATGAAtcctatatttttatataaaataaaaattttaaaaatattatttataagtaagtACCTCTACCAATCACGCTGTAAAAAGCAGTTGCTCATTTCtttttgagatggagggagagAGTATTGTAAAAAGCGTCTTATACGTAGTAGTAAGGGCGCCCCTCATTTGAAAATCGAAAATGATTAGAACTCGGGAACGCAATTCCCGGTTTTATGTGACTGAgcgtataattttatttattgaatGTAATTTACAGTTATATTACAATTATATGTTCTTCTTGTGTatgcattaataaaaaaatttaaattaatgatgTAACAAATATTTATCTAGAATCTAGAATCGAagaaagtatattatatttaaatttattgttaGTGAGTTGGAGAGCAGCCGGCAGGTGAGATTGTTGATCAAATACTATATATGATAGTGATTGTCGGCATGCTGGGCCAAGTCAAgctttataattaatataactcaTATATATCCGTcttaaatataaactaataaaGACTACATAATGTGAAGTAACACATCCATATAGGTATATATTgggtaataataatatacatgtacaaataataaatattttatatatttgagtattttgaaatttttttagtaCACCCTTTCTAAGATTACTAGTTCAACATTtggaatttattttatttcaaaaaaaaatattactagtTCAAAATAGCTGCAGAGTAAAATACGGATAGCGAATTAACAAATTGTAGTTACTTCCTTGCAGTTGAGATAAAACAAATGCAGAGTTGGtaaagtgcatatttttgttgGTGAATTTTGGTGGTGCATCAGTTTCTGCCACCTGCTCAAAATGATCACACATTATCCTCCATCTATATTAATTCccctaaaattaatatttttcttgattttaaacaaatgtgtaataaaattaatttatattttttataatcaaaacATATGATACAAGTAAAAGTCAAACGAAAAGTAACAAAATACGTATGAGTTATGAGcggaagaaaaatatatttgaacttTTTATAATCGACCACGGTAGAAGAAAGATGGGAATGAAAACCCGTaatgaataattattttttttgacggatATCTGTAATGAATACTCGATAAGGTAAAAAGGAAAACCGTTTAATGACAGTTTAATCCGTTTAATAGTCTATTATTctgtttaattttcaaaaacactTAATCATCAGTTTAGCACAAAATCGATACGTTTTACATCTCGATTCCTGGACGACCGCTTTAAGGGCCGCTTAATGCGTTTTTTAGAACATTGTTCATGAGTAGAagtatttttttcctttttctcctTTTTTGTCTTTCAAGCCTACCTCTTGGTAATTTAcgagaaaataaaagaaatctaTTGGTTTCTAACTTAAAAAATGAAGTATTGTCCCTAACTGAAAAATTGTATTTgcttaattcaaaattaaagaag of Daucus carota subsp. sativus chromosome 3, DH1 v3.0, whole genome shotgun sequence contains these proteins:
- the LOC108210760 gene encoding uncharacterized protein LOC108210760, coding for MSRNTCNRKQRWCTQVPLTPLLEGPDVEMQEYYEGNKKESSWEIIREWFKIQKSSVSPEGGSGRFSSPSSSSNSLAFGNGGNGGYYVSPAKRHDLRLLLGVLGCPLAPIPSLNFKNVKPDHNHMIKDNIPWETSTAYYIIQQYLAASGCLKSSKNGVKKKNMYVAGVVKMTCCETEVSSGKGVKTMGRSTSSGSSSNGENVMGCFVLWEMTPGMWSLELAVGGSKVLAGSDGKIVWRHTPWLGTHAAKGPQRPLRRLIQGLDPESTASLFANAQCLGEKRIGDEDCFVLKVAADREAVMERNEGPAKVIRHVLYGYFSQKSGLLVYLEDSHLTRVQAPLEASPKNNANEAIYWETTIGSSIGDYKDVDGLLIAHQGRTIATVFRFEEESMQHSRTRMEEIWRIDDVVFNVPGLSFDSFIPPADIFDNLPSP